The following proteins are co-located in the Vigna angularis cultivar LongXiaoDou No.4 chromosome 2, ASM1680809v1, whole genome shotgun sequence genome:
- the LOC108329042 gene encoding uncharacterized protein LOC108329042 isoform X1 produces MAGLKVQPSSFDLPVQSRRRRSEVAMTDLDPRTNTDDRIEPMGEIKPFSLGQKKEQVTTIRSGLDENQTIMIGTLLKMNQDLFAWTAADMPGIHPRVMSHKLALFKESRPVAQKKRRLGEEKRSAVEVKKLLEADFIREIKYTTWLANVVMVKKMSGQWRMCTDFTDLNKACPKDSYPLPSIDGLVDGASGFHMLSFLDAYSGYNQIPMFPPDSDKTTLITERANYCYDVMPFGLKNAGATYQRLMDRVFADQIGRCMEVYVDDMVVRSRSVEDHVRDLEEVFRQVRKYNMRLNPTKCTFGVPSGKFLGFMLTTRDIEVNPDKCRTVLEMRSPQKLKEVQRLVGRLTSLSRFIPRLAERIKPILKVMKRSTGVDWDDQCEQAFDEVKRILVSPPVMGRPEAGHALQLFLAVSDDTVSSALVQEQPEFKLVYFVSRTLQPVETRYKRVEKIALALVMAARRLRPYFQSHQVVVRTDHPIAKILRKPDLAGRIVGWSVELSEFGLQYEPRGSVRGQHLADFAVELPGEEVHPEWILYVDGSSEKSCGGARIVLEGPDDFVVEQAIIFRFKISNNQAEYEVVLAGLELAKDLGAVSIKCRTDSQLVVGQLTESFQTKDDQLLRYFHKVKELVKQFRTVEFKHVPREQNARADVLSKLANSKGKGHLSSVIRQVMISPSVECLAVNEISTMPDWRKDIREIIQRQESGERVRAPDLKKAARYLLIGEDLYKRGFSCPLLKCLSSEEAEYVMRELHEGACGMHTGQRALRARVIRAGYFWPTVERDCKEFVKKCLKCQEHGRNLNLPPVELHSLMSPWPFAQWGVDIVGPLPVGRAQKKFLLVAIDYFTKWVEAEPLATITAARAQKFMWTLICRFGIPKVIVTDNGRQFIDKGLGEFYRKLEIKHVTSSVEHPQTNGQVEAVNKVIVSELKKRLGEAKGLWVDELQEVLWGYRCTPHGTTGETPFNLTYGIDAMLPVEVGEPTVRREVEGLLDNNRELRLELDTLDERREVALIRAEAKRRLLARRYNTKVMPRQFAEGDLVWRKTAEA; encoded by the coding sequence ATGGCAGGATTGAAGGTACAGCCATCATCATTCGACCTACCCGTGCAGTCAAGGAGAAGGCGATCGGAAGTTGCAATGACAGATTTGGATCCAAGGACGAATACGGATGATCGAATAGAACCGATGGGGGAGATTAAACCCTTTAGCCTCGGACAGAAGAAAGAACAAGTAACCACTATCAGGAGCGGGTTGGATGAGAATCAAACTATAATGATTGGcactttattaaaaatgaacCAAGACTTATTTGCTTGGACGGCAGCTGATATGCCAGGAATCCATCCAAGGGTTATGTCGCATAAACTGGCATTATTCAAGGAATCCCGACCGGTGgcacaaaagaagagaaggTTGGGGGAAGAAAAGCGATCAGCAGTTGAAGTGAAGAAATTATTGGAAGCAGATTTCATCCGAGAAATCAAGTATACAACATGGCTGGCCAACGTGGTAATGGTGAAAAAGATGAGTGGGCAGTGGAGAATGTGTACGGACTTTACGGATCTCAACAAAGCCTGCCCAAAGGACTCTTACCCATTGCCTAGTATTGATGGCTTAGTGGATGGGGCGTCCGGTTTTCATATGTTAAGTTTCTTGGACGCATATTCAGGATATAATCAGATTCCTATGTTCCCCCCAGATAGCGACAAGACAACATTAATCACCGAGCGGGCCAATTATTGTTATGATGTTATGCCGTTCGGGTTGAAGAATGCTGGAGCCACATACCAACGGCTGATGGATAGGGTATTTGCAGATCAGATAGGTAGATGCATGGAGgtatatgtggatgatatggTGGTAAGAAGCCGTTCGGTTGAAGACCATGTGAGAGACTTGGAAGAAGTGTTCCGCCAGGTTCGAAAGTATAATATGCGTCTTAACCCGACCAAGTGCACTTTCGGGGTGCCGTCGGGAAAATTCTTAGGATTTATGTTAACCACAAGAGATATCGAAGTCAACCCTGATAAATGCCGAACGGTTTTGGAAATGAGGAGTCCGCAGAAGCTGAAGGAAGTTCAAAGGCTGGTGGGTAGGTTAACTTCACTATCTCGATTTATTCCAAGGTTGGCCGAACGGATAAAGCCGATACTAAAAGTTATGAAGAGAAGTACAGGAGTAGACTGGGACGATCAGTGTGAGCAAGCTTTTGATGAAGTTAAACGAATATTGGTCAGCCCACCGGTCATGGGGCGACCCGAGGCTGGACACGCGTTACAGCTATTCCTTGCGGTTTCAGATGATACAGTAAGCTCGGCTTTGGTACAGGAGCAACCCGAGTTCAAACTGGTATACTTCGTTAGCCGAACGTTGCAACCAGTTGAGACCAGATACAAGCGAGTGGAGAAGATCGCTTTGGCACTAGTAATGGCAGCACGACGATTAAGGCCGTACTTCCAGAGTCATCAGGTGGTTGTCCGAACGGATCACCCGATAGCGAAGATCTTACGCAAGCCAGATTTGGCTGGGAGAATTGTAGGGTGGTCTGTGGAGTTATCAGAATTTGGCCTCCAGTATGAACCAAGAGGGTCCGTCCGAGGGCAACATTTGGCCGACTTTGCGGTCGAATTACCTGGGGAAGAAGTGCATCCTGAATGGATCCTTTATGTGGATGGCTCCTCGGAAAAATCTTGTGGAGGAGCGCGCATTGTTTTGGAAGGACCGGACgattttgttgttgaacagGCCATTATCTTTCGGTTCAAGATAAGTAATAATCAAGCCGAGTACGAAGTAGTACTAGCTGGGCTCGAATTAGCCAAAGACTTGGGAGCGGTCTCGATCAAATGCCGTACGGATTCTCAGTTGGTGGTAGGACAATTGACTGAGAGCTTTCAGACTAAAGATGATCAGCTGCTTCGTTATTTTCACAAAGTAAAGGAGTTGGTAAAGCAGTTTCGGACGGTGGAGTTCAAACATGTACCAAGGGAGCAAAATGCGAGGGCGGATGTTTTGTCAAAGCTCGCCAATAGTAAAGGAAAAGGTCACTTATCTTCGGTCATAAGGCAAGTTATGATAAGTCCATCAGTGGAATGTTTGGCCGTTAACGAGATCTCCACTATGCCTGACTGGAGGAAGGATATAAGGGAGATTATTCAGAGGCAGGAAAGCGGAGAACGCGTCCGAGCACCAGATTTAAAAAAGGCCGCTCGGTATTTGTTGATAGGAGAAGACCTTTATAAAAGAGGATTTTCTTGTCCCCTGTTGAAGTGCTTATCTTCGGAGGAAGCAGAATATGTGATGAGGGAACTACACGAGGGGGCATGCGGAATGCATACAGGCCAACGAGCGTTACGTGCAAGGGTCATACGAGCAGGCTATTTTTGGCCGACCGTAGAGAGAGATTGTAAAGAGTTTGTGAAGAAATGTTTGAAATGTCAAGAGCATGGCAGGAATTTGAATCTTCCGCCAGTCGAGTTGCATAGTCTGATGTCACCATGGCCGTTCGCGCAGTGGGGAGTAGATATTGTCGGACCGCTTCCTGTGGGACGAGCGCAAAAGAAATTCCTGTTGGTGGCCATTGACTATTTCACTAAGTGGGTAGAAGCAGAACCGCTCGCAACAATCACGGCAGCGAGGGCTCAAAAGTTTATGTGGACACTTATATGCAGATTTGGAATTCCAAAAGTTATAGTAACCGACAATGGTCGACAATTCATTGACAAGGGCTTAGGAGAATTTTACAGGAAGCTGGAAATTAAGCATGTCACAAGCTCAGTAGAACATCCACAAACGAACGGCCAAGTTGAAGCGGTCAACAAAGTAATTGTATCCGAGTTAAAGAAAAGGCTGGGAGAGGCCAAGGGCCTTTGGGTAGACGAGCTTCAGGAAGTTTTGTGGGGATATCGTTGCACCCCGCACGGTACAACGGGAGAAACCCCCTTCAACTTAACGTACGGAATAGATGCGATGTTACCAGTAGAGGTAGGTGAGCCTACTGTTCGAAGGGAGGTTGAAGGTCTCCTAGATAACAATAGAGAACTTCGCTTGGAGTTAGACACTTTGGACGAACGGAGAGAAGTAGCTTTGATCCGGGCAGAGGCTAAAAGGAGACTCTTGGCGAGGCGCTACAACACCAAGGTCATGCCACGACAGTTCGCCGAAGGAGACCTTGTATGGAGAAAAACAGCGGAAGCCTGA
- the LOC108329042 gene encoding uncharacterized protein LOC108329042 isoform X2 has product MGTRGVIGDKWSMRILWACAIGSAVGLYMVAVERQTQNRARMLAEELRATESGGSNGEDG; this is encoded by the exons ATGGGAACCAGAGGAGTAATTGGGGACAAGTGGTCCATGAGAATTCTTTGGGCTTGTGCTATTGGAAGTGCTGTGG GCCTGTATATGGTTGCTGTAGAAAGGCAAACACAGAACAGGGCGAGGATGCTGGCTGAAGAACTAAGGGCAACGGAGTCAGGGGGGAGCAATGGCGAAGACGGCTGA
- the LOC108327854 gene encoding protein DETOXIFICATION 21, translating into MEEEVKEKLLHEQKENCLEEEESVGKRVWEESKKMWVVAGPAIFTRFSTFGIVVVTQSFIGHIGSTELAAYALVMTVLVRFANGVLIGMASALETLCGQAYGARKYDMLGVYLQRSWIVLFMASIFLLPIYIFTTPLLEALGQDKTIARVAGSISLWSIGIIFSFTVSFTCQMFLQSQSKNKIIAYLAAVSISLHVFLSWLLTVQFKFGLNGALTSTLLAYWIPNFGQLVFIMTKCPDTWKGFSFLAFKDLWPVIKLSLSSGAMLCLEIWYNTVLILLTGNMKNAEVSIDALAICLNISGWEMMIALGFFAAAGVRVANELGRGSSKAAKFSILITVLTSFVIGFVLFLMFLFLRERLAYIFTTDPEVANAVGDLSPLLSFSILMNSVQPVLSGVSVGAGWQSIVAYVNIGCYYLIGIPVGVLLDHFFHLDVKGIWIGMLFGTFVQTVMLITITLKTNWDKQVELARNRVNKWTLVENEEPNTRPTISS; encoded by the exons GTGGGGAAAAGGGTATGGGAAGAAAGCAAGAAGATGTGGGTGGTAGCAGGTCCTGCCATATTCACAAGGTTTTCAACTTTTGGGATTGTGGTTGTTACTCAATCCTTCATTGGCCATATTGGTTCAACTGAACTAGCTGCATATGCTCTTGTTATGACTGTTCTAGTCAGGTTTGCAAATGGGGTATTG ATTGGCATGGCAAGTGCTTTGGAAACTCTTTGTGGTCAAGCATATGGAGCCAGAAAGTATGACATGCTTGGAGTGTATCTTCAAAGATCATGGATAGTGTTGTTCATGGCCTCTATATTCCTTCTTCCTATTTACATCTTCACCACCCCTTTGTTGGAGGCTCTAGGCCAAGACAAAACCATTGCTCGAGTTGCTGGAAGCATTTCTCTCTGGTCAATTGGCATCATATTTTCTTTCACTGTGTCATTCACCTGCCAAATGTTCCTGCAATCACAGAGCAAGAACAAGATCATTGCCTACCTTGCAGCAGTTTCAATTTCATTGCACGTTTTCCTGTCATGGCTTCTAACTGTTCAGTTCAAGTTTGGGCTCAACGGTGCACTCACATCGACACTTTTGGCATATTGGATTCCAAACTTTGGCCAGCTTGTGTTTATCATGACCAAGTGCCCTGACACATGGAAAGGTTTCTCATTCTTGGCCTTCAAAGATCTTTGGCCTGTTATCaaactttctctctcttctggGGCTATGTTATG TCTTGAGATCTGGTACAACACAGTTTTGATTCTTCTTACAGGCAACATGAAAAATGCAGAAGTTTCCATTGATGCTCTGGCCATATG TCTCAACATCAGTGGATGGGAAATGATGATAGCTCTTGGATTCTTTGCTGCTGCTGG TGTTAGGGTTGCAAACGAGCTTGGAAGAGGGAGTTCAAAGGCTGCAAAATTTTCCATTCTGATAACAGTTCTGACATCATTTGTGATTGGATTCGTTCTATTTTTGATGTTCCTGTTTCTGCGGGAAAGACTTGCTTATATTTTCACTACAGACCCTGAGGTGGCTAATGCAGTTGGTGATTTATCACCATTGCTCTCATTTTCCATCTTGATGAACAGTGTTCAACCTGTGCTCTCTG GAGTTTCTGTTGGAGCTGGGTGGCAAAGCATTGTTGCATATGTAAACATTGGCTGTTATTATCTTATTGGTATTCCTGTTGGAGTGCTTCTTGATCACTTTTTCCATTTGGATGTCAAG gGTATTTGGATTGGAATGTTGTTTGGAACATTTGTTCAGACCGTGATGCTTATTACGATCACATTGAAAACCAACTGGGACAAGCAG GTAGAGCTAGCTCGAAATCGTGTTAACAAATGGACATTGGTGGAGAACGAAGAACCAAACACTAGACCAACCATATCTAGCTAA